From the Pangasianodon hypophthalmus isolate fPanHyp1 chromosome 17, fPanHyp1.pri, whole genome shotgun sequence genome, one window contains:
- the fgf13b gene encoding fibroblast growth factor 13b has protein sequence MAFPLRRTASEPQLKGIVTKLCSRQGFHLQLQADGTIDGTKEEDSSYAVFNLIPVGLRVVAIQSVQTKLYLAMNNEGYLYTSEHFTPECKFKESVFENYYVTYSSMLYRQQQSGRAWYLGLNKEGRVMKGNRVKKTKPAAHFIPKPLKVAMYREPSLHDMTEFSRSGSGTPTKSRSASAMLNGGKIASQST, from the exons ATGGCTTTTCCTTTAAGAAGAACAGCATCAG AGCCTCAGCTTAAAGGAATCGTCACTAAACTGTGCAGCCGTCAGGGTTTTCACCTGCAGCTCCAAGCAGACGGAACCATCGACGGCACGAAAGAGGAGGACAGCAGTTATG CGGTGTTTAATCTCATCCCCGTGGGTCTGCGTGTGGTGGCGATACAGAGCGTTCAGACGAAGCTCTACCTGGCCATGAACAACGAGGGTTACCTGTACACCTCC GAACACTTCACTCCGGAGTGTAAATTTAAGGAGTCTGTGTTTGAGAATTATTACGTGACCTACTCGTCCATGCTGTACCGGCAGCAGCAGTCGGGTCGAGCCTGGTACCTCGGCCTCAATAAGGAGGGACGAGTGATGAAGGGGAACCGCGTCAAAAAGACCAAACCGGCCGCTCACTTCATCCCCAAACCCCTCAAAG ttgcCATGTACAGAGAGCCCTCACTCCACGACATGACTGAATTCTCACGAAGCGGAAGTGGAACTCCGACGAAGAGCCGCAGCGCATCAGCCATGCTGAACGGAGGGAAGATAGCAAGCCAGTCGACATAA
- the f9b gene encoding coagulation factor IXb produces MEKISLLTLIYGIFILISNVSLTSSVSVFVSRQTAQSLLRQKRFNKGALEEVMRDNLERECIEEKCNFEEAREVFENVEKTREFWIGYIDGDQCLSSPCQNGGTCKDGMSSYVCWCPIGFNGKNCELELARQCDVNNGGCMQFCVVDKIQGVVCDCADGYTLGADERSCEPKADYPCGRLGKNIANTLATRSLITKETVNQIHTNQRENVTERNLTAANSTNAPELSSATVRPTLREHHWAFFPTLPAVIQETKTDQRIVGGMEATPGEIPWQVALVHKEKKIVFCGGSLLSDVWVITAAHCVVEAGIGKFFIRLGEHDVNIDEQRERNHEIDEHHNHPNYQYQQSHNHDIALLKLKTPVTFSDYIIPICLGPKTFTENLLKSVPVSMVSGWGRVRYGGVESDKLQKVDVPYVDRTDCKGSDKITRFMFCAGFLTTRKDSCQGDSGGPHATRLNTDTWFLTGIISWGDECAKEGKYGVYTRVSRYMNWITNVTGIRAGTSG; encoded by the exons atggagaaaatttcTCTCCTTACTTTAATATatgggatttttattttaatatctaatGTGTCTCTGACGTCATCAG tctcagtgtttgTGTCGAGACAGACGGCTCAGTCGTTGTTGAGACAGAAGCGCTTTAATAAAGGAGCGCTGGAGGAGGTGATGAGAGATAATCtggagagagagtgtatagAGGAGAAATGCAACTTTGAGGAAGCGCGTGAAGTTTTTGAAAACGTGGAGAAGACA AGAGAGTTCTGGATTGGTTACATCG atGGAGATCAGTGTTTGTCGTCTCCTTGTCAGAATGGAGGGACGTGTAAAGATGGGATGAGCTCCTACGTGTGCTGGTGCCCCATCGGCTTCAACGGGAAGAACTGCGAGCTCG agctagcgagacagtgtgatgtgaaTAACGGAGGCTGTATGCAGTTCTGTGTGGTGGATAAGATACAGGGCGTGGTGTGTGACTGTGCTGACGGATACACACTCGGCGCAGACGAGAGGAGCTGTGAGCCGAAAg cTGATTACCCCTGCGGCCGTTTGGGGAAGAACATCGCCAACACTCTGGCCACGAGATCGTTAATCACTAAAGAAACTGTGAACCAAATTCACACCAACCAACGTGAGAATGTGACGGAGAGGAATTTAACAGCAGCAAACAGCACAAACGCCCCTGAGCTCAGCAGCGCCACCGTCAGGCCAACACTGAGAGAACATCACTGGGCTTTTTTCCCCACGTTACCCGCCGTCATACAGGAGACCAAAACCGACCAGCGCATTGTGGGAGGAATGGAAGCAACACCTGGAGAGATTCCCTGGCAg GTGGCACTGGTCCATAAGGAAAAGAAGATAGTGTTCTGTGGCGGTTCTCTCCTGAGTGACGTGTGGGTCATCACCGCTGCTCACTGCGTGGTGGAGGCAGGGATCGGAAAGTTCTTTATCAGATTAG GAGAACATGATGTTAACATTGATGAACAGCGGGAGCGCAATCATGAAATTGACGAACACCATAACCATCCCAACTACCAGTATCAGCAAAGCCACAACCACGACATCGCCCTGCTGAAGCTCAAAACACCTGTCACGTTCTCAGACTACATCATCCCCATCTGCCTGGGCCCAAAAACCTTCACGGAGAACTTGCTGAAGAGCGTGCCAGTCTCGATGGTGAGCGGGTGGGGCCGGGTGCGCTACGGAGGGGTGGAGTCCGACAAGCTGCAGAAGGTCGACGTTCCCTATGTGGACCGCACCGATTGCAAAGGCAGCGATAAGATTACACGCTTCATGTTCTGCGCCGGGTTCCTGACCACCCGCAAGGACTCGTGCCAAGGAGACAGCGGAGGACCTCACGCCACCAGACTGAACACAGACACGTGGTTCCTGACGGGGATTATCAGCTGGGGCGACGAGTGCGCTAAAGAGGGCAAGTACGGCGTCTACACACGCGTGTCCAGGTACATGAACTGGATCACTAATGTGACTGGAATCAGAGCAGGAACTTCTGGATGA